The Candidatus Sulfotelmatobacter sp. genome has a window encoding:
- a CDS encoding HU family DNA-binding protein — translation MTKADLIDEVSRLAELTRKDSEVIVETIFDSVVRSLRAGDKIEIRGFGSFRTRQRKPRVGRNPKTGERVEVPAKKIPFFKPSKELKDLVNDAATAAAATPVNSAPPATSVPPSA, via the coding sequence ATGACCAAAGCCGATCTGATTGACGAAGTCTCGCGCCTGGCGGAACTTACGCGCAAAGACAGTGAAGTGATCGTGGAGACGATTTTCGACAGCGTCGTGCGGTCCTTGCGCGCTGGCGACAAAATCGAGATTCGTGGCTTTGGCAGTTTTCGCACCCGCCAGCGCAAACCGCGCGTTGGCCGCAATCCCAAGACGGGAGAGCGCGTCGAAGTCCCCGCCAAGAAAATTCCGTTCTTCAAGCCCAGCAAGGAATTGAAAGATCTGGTAAATGACGCCGCCACTGCCGCTGCTGCGACTCCAGTAAATTCAGCACCGCCAGCCACTTCGGTCCCACCGTCCGCGTAA
- the purM gene encoding phosphoribosylformylglycinamidine cyclo-ligase: MAKTPTPSPTPITYADAGVDISRANRTKQRIKYLAHKTFTRGVLSEIGGFGGLFAVDKTKYVDPVLVSSVDGVGTKLKIAFEMGLHSTVGADLVNHCVNDIAVQGAAPMFFMDYLATGTLDSAIVEKVVEGIADACKHNGCALIGGETAEMPGFYPDGEYDLAGFIVGVVEREKIITGKDVQIGDIILGLPSNGLHTNGYSLARKLLFEVAHYSPDTYVNEVKNKVGNELMRTHKSYWPALRKLIDGQCVAALAHVTGGGITENLPRVLPRGTAAVIELGSWPVLPIFEHLQQLGNVPQDEMLRTFNMGMGMLLVVPSAKFKKAQSVLERVGEKAYTIGRIIKGERKVTYS, translated from the coding sequence GTGGCTAAGACTCCCACCCCCAGCCCGACGCCAATTACCTACGCCGATGCCGGAGTCGACATTAGCCGCGCCAACCGCACCAAGCAGCGCATCAAGTACCTCGCCCATAAAACCTTCACCCGCGGCGTTCTCAGTGAGATTGGTGGCTTCGGCGGCTTGTTCGCCGTCGACAAAACGAAGTACGTCGATCCTGTGCTCGTATCGAGTGTCGATGGAGTCGGCACGAAGCTAAAGATTGCATTCGAAATGGGGCTGCACTCGACAGTCGGCGCCGACCTGGTCAACCATTGTGTCAACGATATTGCGGTGCAGGGCGCTGCGCCCATGTTTTTTATGGACTACCTCGCCACTGGCACTCTCGATTCCGCAATTGTCGAGAAAGTCGTGGAAGGCATTGCCGACGCCTGCAAACACAACGGCTGCGCTCTCATCGGCGGCGAGACCGCCGAGATGCCCGGCTTTTATCCCGACGGCGAATACGATCTGGCGGGCTTCATCGTGGGCGTGGTCGAACGCGAAAAAATCATCACAGGCAAAGACGTGCAGATTGGCGACATCATCCTCGGCCTGCCCTCCAACGGCTTGCACACCAACGGATATTCCCTAGCCCGCAAGCTGCTCTTCGAAGTGGCGCACTATTCGCCCGACACCTACGTCAATGAGGTCAAGAACAAAGTCGGAAATGAGTTGATGCGCACCCACAAGAGCTACTGGCCCGCCCTGCGCAAGCTTATCGACGGGCAGTGCGTGGCCGCCCTGGCGCATGTTACCGGCGGCGGAATTACAGAAAATCTCCCACGTGTCCTGCCCCGCGGAACCGCTGCCGTCATCGAATTGGGATCGTGGCCGGTCCTTCCGATTTTCGAACACCTGCAACAACTCGGCAACGTGCCGCAAGACGAAATGCTCCGCACTTTCAACATGGGCATGGGAATGCTTCTGGTTGTCCCGTCGGCGAAATTCAAGAAAGCTCAGTCGGTCTTAGAGCGCGTCGGAGAAAAGGCCTACACCATCGGACGGATCATAAAAGGCGAGCGCAAGGTTACTTACAGCTAA
- a CDS encoding alpha/beta hydrolase-fold protein has protein sequence MLKRSSIWIAVVVCVFVSFPALAASSKAGAKPAGTRFEISFSKEISAAPLDGHVLLLISNNDEKEPRFQISFMTPDSQQVFGVDVDALAPGVPAVVDGSTLGYPAESLKDVPPGDYWVQAVLNIYETFHLGDGRTLKLPPDKGEGQHWQVKPGNLYSKPMKIHIDPRSGGTIRVALTEKMPSVEDNPKIVDTKVGWDASNDDHIIVDNKWVKHIRIQSDLLTRFWGRPTYLGAVILLPDGWEEHPDAHYPVIVEQDHFHRGLPGIVAFRTEPPGDNMKGGELRSAKNGYKLFQDWTAGRLPRVIVVSIQHATPYFDDSYAVNSANVGPYGDAITQELIPYIEQQFRGIGQEWARAVYGGSTGGWESLASQVFYPDFYNGAWVFCPDTVDFRAYMTIDLYDDKNAFWIESPYARVPRPAVRQPDGLIRTTMEQMNRFELVEGTHTRSGENLDAWQAVFSSVGDDGYPKPIYNKRTGEIDHEVAKYFQEHYDLSAIMQRDWKTLGPKLAGKLHLYVGEADTFYLDRAVHLLKDFLDTTTDPYYRGTFEFGVRKPHCYPGDYDQAVGLNQHYWPEMVKHMEQTAPAGADLKSWKY, from the coding sequence ATGCTCAAGAGAAGTTCGATCTGGATCGCCGTTGTTGTGTGTGTCTTCGTCTCCTTTCCGGCGCTGGCGGCGTCCTCCAAGGCTGGTGCCAAGCCGGCCGGCACCCGTTTTGAAATTTCCTTTTCCAAAGAGATTAGCGCAGCGCCGCTCGACGGGCATGTTTTGTTGTTGATCTCCAACAATGACGAAAAAGAGCCGCGCTTCCAGATCAGTTTCATGACTCCCGATTCGCAGCAGGTGTTTGGCGTGGACGTCGACGCACTCGCGCCGGGCGTGCCCGCCGTCGTCGATGGGTCAACGTTGGGTTATCCGGCCGAGAGTCTGAAGGATGTGCCACCAGGCGATTACTGGGTGCAGGCGGTTCTCAACATCTATGAGACTTTCCATCTCGGCGACGGGCGCACGCTCAAACTGCCTCCCGACAAGGGCGAAGGCCAACACTGGCAGGTGAAGCCGGGCAATCTCTACAGCAAACCCATGAAGATTCATATCGATCCGAGATCAGGTGGAACGATCCGAGTCGCGCTGACCGAAAAAATGCCCTCCGTCGAAGACAATCCCAAAATAGTTGACACAAAGGTCGGCTGGGACGCCAGTAACGACGACCATATTATTGTCGACAACAAGTGGGTCAAGCACATCCGGATTCAGAGCGATCTGCTGACCAGGTTCTGGGGCAGGCCGACTTATCTGGGAGCGGTGATCTTATTGCCCGACGGATGGGAAGAGCATCCGGACGCGCATTATCCGGTGATCGTGGAGCAGGATCATTTTCATCGCGGCCTTCCTGGCATTGTTGCGTTCCGCACCGAACCGCCGGGCGATAACATGAAAGGCGGCGAGCTGCGCAGCGCAAAGAACGGCTACAAACTTTTTCAGGATTGGACTGCGGGGCGCTTGCCGCGCGTCATCGTAGTCAGCATTCAGCACGCCACACCGTACTTCGACGACTCTTACGCCGTGAACTCGGCAAACGTAGGTCCGTACGGCGATGCCATTACGCAGGAACTGATTCCTTACATCGAGCAGCAATTCCGCGGCATCGGGCAGGAGTGGGCGCGGGCGGTTTATGGGGGCTCGACCGGCGGCTGGGAGAGTTTGGCCTCGCAGGTGTTCTACCCTGATTTTTACAATGGGGCGTGGGTGTTCTGTCCGGATACCGTCGATTTCCGCGCCTACATGACCATCGACCTTTATGACGACAAGAATGCGTTCTGGATCGAGAGCCCTTATGCGCGCGTGCCACGGCCCGCTGTGCGGCAGCCGGACGGCCTCATCCGTACGACTATGGAGCAGATGAACCGGTTTGAACTGGTAGAGGGAACGCACACCCGATCCGGGGAAAATCTGGATGCCTGGCAAGCTGTGTTCAGTTCGGTTGGCGATGACGGCTATCCCAAGCCGATCTATAACAAACGCACGGGCGAGATCGATCATGAGGTCGCGAAGTATTTCCAGGAGCACTACGATCTCAGCGCCATCATGCAGCGCGACTGGAAGACGCTGGGCCCTAAACTCGCAGGCAAACTGCATCTTTACGTCGGCGAGGCGGACACGTTCTATCTGGATCGGGCGGTGCATTTGCTGAAAGATTTTCTGGATACGACGACCGATCCTTACTATCGGGGAACGTTCGAGTTCGGAGTGCGAAAGCCGCATTGTTATCCGGGAGATTACGACCAGGCGGTTGGCCTGAACCAGCACTACTGGCCCGAAATGGTGAAGCACATGGAGCAGACGGCGCCGGCGGGCGCGGATTTGAAGAGTTGGAAGTATTAA
- a CDS encoding diacylglycerol kinase family protein — protein sequence MRAAAILGLGCSPKNLQAFQSDETFEWTMGIPASPDEADAILLFGGDGTIHRHLGQLVKLGLPVLIVPAGSGNDFARALGLRSVRDSLAAWRKFCAGTGDVRAIDLGVISALAELDGTRPQNPRYFCSVAGIGLDGEVVARANRLPRWLRAHGGYVISLAPTIFTFAPLPMKILAPSETNADTWTPRRDQSTILAAFANTPLYGGGMKIAPHAKMDDGLLDICVVGAVDPFKLFCLFPTIYSGRHLSIREVDYFHAPRVRIETEHPLDVYADGEYVCRTPVEISIQPTALTVVTL from the coding sequence ATGCGCGCCGCCGCTATCCTCGGGCTGGGATGCTCTCCGAAAAATCTGCAAGCTTTTCAGTCTGATGAAACATTCGAATGGACCATGGGCATCCCAGCATCGCCCGACGAAGCCGATGCCATCCTCCTCTTCGGCGGCGATGGCACCATCCACCGCCATCTCGGGCAATTGGTGAAACTGGGACTGCCTGTGCTCATAGTGCCTGCCGGCAGCGGCAATGATTTTGCTCGTGCCCTTGGGCTGCGTAGTGTCCGCGATTCGCTCGCCGCGTGGCGGAAATTTTGCGCCGGGACAGGCGATGTACGCGCCATCGATCTGGGCGTAATCTCGGCGCTTGCAGAATTGGACGGGACACGTCCACAGAACCCGCGCTATTTCTGCTCCGTGGCGGGCATCGGCCTCGACGGCGAAGTCGTGGCGCGAGCCAACCGCTTGCCGCGCTGGCTGCGCGCCCACGGCGGCTACGTAATCAGCCTTGCTCCTACAATCTTCACTTTCGCCCCGCTGCCTATGAAGATTCTGGCGCCTTCAGAAACCAACGCCGACACTTGGACCCCACGCCGCGACCAATCCACCATCCTCGCCGCGTTCGCCAACACTCCGTTATACGGCGGCGGCATGAAAATCGCTCCGCACGCCAAAATGGACGACGGCCTGCTCGACATCTGCGTCGTCGGCGCCGTCGATCCTTTCAAACTTTTCTGTCTGTTTCCCACGATCTACAGCGGCCGCCATCTGAGCATCCGCGAAGTCGATTATTTCCACGCTCCACGAGTGCGCATCGAAACCGAGCATCCGCTCGATGTTTACGCCGACGGCGAGTACGTCTGCCGAACTCCAGTCGAGATATCCATCCAACCCACCGCTCTCACAGTCGTGACTCTCTAG
- the purN gene encoding phosphoribosylglycinamide formyltransferase produces the protein MKSLGILLSGRGSNFVAIADSIDAGGISGTSIAVVISNKPDALGIAIARERDLNALVIPSKGRPREEHDREVVAALKQHGVDLVCLAGYMRLLSPWFVQQFPRRILNIHPSLLPAFPGLEAQEQAFAYGVKVSGCTVHFVDEELDHGAIIVQRSVPVLDSDDEHSLAAKILEQEHQAYTQAINMVLRGQFEIVGRRFVLKS, from the coding sequence ATGAAATCTTTAGGAATCCTGCTCTCCGGACGCGGCTCCAACTTCGTCGCCATTGCCGACAGTATCGACGCCGGCGGCATTTCCGGTACCAGCATCGCAGTTGTCATCTCGAATAAGCCCGATGCGCTGGGAATCGCCATCGCCCGCGAGCGCGACCTGAATGCTTTGGTGATCCCCTCCAAGGGCAGGCCGCGCGAAGAGCACGATCGCGAAGTCGTCGCCGCCCTCAAGCAGCACGGCGTTGACTTGGTCTGCCTCGCCGGATACATGCGGCTGCTCTCTCCCTGGTTCGTGCAGCAGTTTCCGCGCCGAATTCTGAACATCCATCCTTCGCTCTTGCCCGCGTTTCCCGGCCTCGAAGCGCAGGAACAGGCCTTCGCCTACGGCGTGAAAGTCTCCGGCTGCACCGTGCATTTCGTGGACGAAGAACTCGACCACGGGGCCATCATCGTGCAAAGGTCGGTTCCGGTTCTCGATTCCGACGACGAACACAGCCTCGCCGCAAAGATTTTGGAGCAAGAACACCAAGCCTATACGCAGGCCATCAATATGGTCCTCCGGGGGCAGTTTGAAATTGTTGGACGGCGGTTTGTCCTGAAGTCGTAG
- the sppA gene encoding signal peptide peptidase SppA: MSEGRSRTLLWVLIGGGAFFLFVLAVFTLVYLTLHAGGAESSIGGFGDRIGVVDLDGVILSPQPVVGQLKKFGDDSSIKAIILHVNSPGGGVAASEEIYREVKRIRNEKKKKIVVSIETVGASGAYYVASASDKIYADQGSIVGSIGVIAEWMNYGDLLKWAKLKNVVIKTGEFKDTGNPARDLTPSEQAYMQDLINNMFGQFVQAVSEGRGMKFADVKSIANGKVWTGEQAMSMKLIDGVGDFETAVQDTAKSVGIKGEPTLVRPDRDRKTLMDLLLGDVSQFLPGREKMLEQQVGFYYLWK, translated from the coding sequence ATGTCAGAAGGACGCTCGCGCACACTGCTCTGGGTTCTGATTGGCGGAGGAGCTTTTTTCCTCTTCGTTCTGGCCGTATTTACGCTGGTCTATCTCACGCTGCATGCGGGCGGCGCTGAGTCCAGCATCGGCGGCTTCGGCGACCGCATTGGCGTCGTCGATCTCGACGGCGTCATTCTTTCGCCCCAGCCCGTCGTCGGCCAGCTCAAGAAGTTCGGCGACGACTCGTCGATCAAGGCCATCATTCTCCACGTCAACTCTCCCGGCGGCGGCGTCGCTGCCTCGGAAGAGATTTATCGCGAAGTCAAACGCATCCGGAACGAGAAAAAGAAGAAGATTGTGGTCTCGATCGAAACCGTCGGCGCCAGCGGCGCATACTACGTCGCCTCGGCTTCTGACAAGATTTATGCCGACCAGGGCAGCATCGTCGGCTCCATCGGCGTAATCGCAGAGTGGATGAATTATGGCGACCTGCTGAAATGGGCGAAGCTGAAAAATGTGGTCATCAAGACCGGCGAATTCAAAGATACCGGCAACCCCGCCCGCGATCTCACTCCCAGCGAACAGGCCTATATGCAGGACCTCATCAATAACATGTTCGGCCAGTTCGTCCAGGCCGTCAGCGAAGGCCGCGGCATGAAGTTTGCAGACGTGAAGTCCATCGCCAACGGCAAAGTCTGGACTGGCGAACAAGCCATGTCGATGAAGCTGATCGACGGCGTCGGTGATTTTGAGACAGCGGTGCAAGATACGGCGAAGTCCGTCGGAATCAAAGGCGAGCCCACTCTGGTCCGTCCCGACCGCGACCGCAAAACGCTAATGGATCTGCTGCTCGGCGACGTTTCCCAGTTCCTCCCCGGCCGCGAAAAAATGCTCGAACAGCAGGTCGGCTTCTACTACCTATGGAAGTGA
- the pgeF gene encoding peptidoglycan editing factor PgeF has translation MLTRASSKTQIKILQARHLSQIPWLVHGFSTRVGGWSRAYGKGNLNLGFTKDDARAAVERNRDSFLRELGAVERKSRTSKGARSAGDSLWPLVTLRQIHSDVIRYIASIPDPHVSEPLSGDGMITAMPGLLLSIQTADCLPVILADTKRKVVGVFHAGWRGTVQRIVEKGVGEMQRCFGSRPEDLKAAIGPGIQGCCYEVGEEVRVKFESQFGYAAKLFREVKDSDPVHEKYPLLFLTARAPGHGELPPKIFLDLVEANRRQLLDAGVAVKNIESSPLCTNCNPDLLFSYRAEKGRTGRMMGVAGIRET, from the coding sequence GTGCTAACTCGGGCTTCCAGCAAGACTCAAATTAAGATTTTGCAGGCGCGGCATTTGAGCCAGATTCCGTGGCTCGTGCATGGGTTTTCGACGCGGGTGGGGGGATGGTCTCGCGCTTACGGCAAGGGAAATCTCAATCTAGGCTTCACCAAGGACGACGCCCGGGCTGCGGTCGAGCGCAATCGCGACTCGTTTCTGCGTGAACTGGGCGCGGTCGAGCGCAAGAGTCGTACTTCTAAGGGTGCGCGAAGCGCTGGCGATTCGTTGTGGCCGCTGGTTACGCTGCGTCAGATTCATTCCGACGTGATTCGTTACATTGCCTCGATTCCCGATCCCCACGTTAGCGAACCGCTCAGCGGCGACGGAATGATCACTGCTATGCCTGGCCTATTGCTGTCAATTCAGACGGCCGATTGTCTGCCGGTAATTCTGGCGGACACAAAACGGAAAGTTGTGGGCGTTTTTCATGCGGGATGGCGCGGGACGGTGCAGCGCATTGTGGAGAAGGGTGTAGGCGAGATGCAGCGCTGCTTCGGGAGCCGTCCGGAGGATCTGAAGGCGGCGATCGGGCCGGGGATTCAGGGTTGCTGTTATGAAGTCGGGGAAGAAGTTCGGGTCAAGTTTGAGTCGCAGTTTGGCTATGCCGCGAAACTGTTTCGCGAGGTCAAAGACTCCGATCCGGTGCACGAGAAATATCCGCTGCTGTTTCTGACGGCGAGGGCGCCGGGACACGGCGAACTGCCGCCCAAGATTTTTCTCGACCTGGTGGAAGCGAACCGGCGGCAATTGCTGGATGCGGGAGTGGCCGTGAAGAATATCGAATCGTCGCCACTGTGTACGAACTGTAATCCTGATTTGCTATTTTCTTACCGCGCCGAGAAGGGCAGGACGGGGCGCATGATGGGCGTGGCCGGAATTCGCGAAACATGA
- the tyrS gene encoding tyrosine--tRNA ligase: MPNFAPVDEQLTYLKKGSAEIIRESDLRAKLEKSRSTGKPLRVKLGMDPTAPDLHLGHTVVLRKLKHFQDLGHTAIFLIGDFTGMIGDPTGRSVTRPPLSREQIEQNAETYKAQVFKILDPNKTVIDFNRRWMGAFTADDFVRLMAKYTVSQLLEREDFHKRFQEEKPISVHELLYPLVQGYDSVALEADVELGGTDQKFNLLVGRELQRACGQESQVVLTTPILEGLDGVQKMSKSLGNAIGIHEPPLEMYGKVMSISDEMMWRYYELLTDVQLADIEKMKTESHPMQAKKDLARRIVADFHSTEAAAKAAEDWAKQFQKDEVPDVLEQITVPISKIMIGFGESIGTHNPPRDVHVLASDRLQPVVMLVRVDKLLVEAKLAESASDGGRRVKQKSVKIDDELVEKPKLAVPSPARPLVVRAGRSMKMVMIV, from the coding sequence ATGCCGAACTTCGCTCCGGTCGACGAACAACTTACTTACCTGAAAAAAGGCTCCGCGGAAATCATCCGCGAGTCCGATCTTCGCGCCAAGCTGGAAAAATCGCGCAGCACGGGCAAACCGCTCCGCGTGAAGCTCGGCATGGATCCGACCGCCCCCGACCTTCATCTCGGGCACACCGTCGTTCTGCGCAAGCTCAAACACTTTCAGGATCTCGGCCACACTGCCATCTTTCTCATCGGCGATTTCACCGGCATGATCGGCGACCCGACGGGCCGTTCGGTCACACGCCCTCCGCTGAGCCGCGAGCAGATTGAACAGAATGCTGAGACCTACAAAGCCCAAGTCTTCAAAATTCTCGATCCCAATAAGACGGTAATCGACTTTAACCGCCGCTGGATGGGTGCCTTCACCGCCGACGACTTCGTCCGACTGATGGCGAAATACACCGTCTCGCAGCTGCTCGAACGCGAGGACTTTCACAAGCGCTTCCAGGAAGAAAAACCCATCTCGGTGCACGAACTGCTCTATCCGTTAGTGCAAGGCTACGACTCGGTCGCCCTCGAAGCCGACGTAGAACTCGGCGGCACCGACCAGAAATTCAACCTGCTGGTAGGCCGCGAACTGCAACGCGCCTGCGGCCAGGAATCGCAGGTAGTGCTGACGACTCCAATTCTCGAAGGCCTCGACGGCGTGCAGAAAATGTCGAAGTCCCTGGGCAACGCCATCGGCATCCACGAGCCGCCTCTGGAGATGTACGGCAAGGTAATGAGCATCTCCGACGAAATGATGTGGAGATACTACGAACTGCTAACGGATGTGCAACTCGCCGACATCGAAAAGATGAAAACCGAATCGCACCCGATGCAGGCCAAGAAAGATCTAGCCCGAAGAATCGTCGCAGACTTCCACTCGACGGAAGCAGCCGCCAAAGCAGCCGAAGACTGGGCCAAGCAGTTCCAGAAGGACGAGGTGCCGGACGTGTTGGAGCAGATTACTGTACCAATCTCGAAGATCATGATTGGATTCGGCGAATCCATTGGGACGCATAACCCGCCGCGTGACGTCCACGTTCTCGCTAGCGATCGCCTTCAACCGGTTGTGATGTTGGTACGGGTCGACAAGCTCCTAGTCGAGGCCAAACTCGCCGAGTCGGCTTCTGACGGAGGCCGTAGGGTGAAACAGAAGTCGGTTAAGATTGACGACGAGCTAGTGGAGAAGCCAAAACTGGCCGTGCCGAGTCCTGCGCGCCCGCTCGTGGTGCGGGCGGGTAGGTCGATGAAGATGGTGATGATCGTCTAG
- a CDS encoding Crp/Fnr family transcriptional regulator, whose protein sequence is MATIPRPPTRFASKLPDEDGDGNAVHNTILLGLPPQESKLLFPKLEFVRLMTHHILHEPGDTLKSAYFCNSGLISILSAFPDGKTVEVGLVGKEGFVGIPLLAGFQTASTRAIAQIEATAFRVNSEVLIAILRQCPSLERRLQQFAQIIGMETTQIAACNRLHGVEERLGRWLLMSADRIESNSVHLTQEFLSQMLGTRRSSVTVAAGILQKAGLISHVRGDVEIIDRPRLEDAACECYAIMRGQTARWYREVQ, encoded by the coding sequence ATGGCCACCATTCCCCGTCCGCCTACCAGATTTGCGTCCAAGCTTCCCGACGAAGACGGCGATGGTAATGCCGTTCACAACACCATCCTGCTCGGCTTGCCGCCCCAGGAGTCCAAACTTCTATTTCCGAAGCTCGAGTTTGTCAGGCTCATGACGCACCACATACTCCATGAACCCGGCGACACGCTGAAGTCAGCCTACTTCTGCAATAGCGGACTGATTTCGATCCTGAGCGCATTTCCCGATGGAAAAACTGTAGAAGTCGGCTTGGTGGGCAAAGAAGGTTTTGTCGGCATTCCTCTTTTGGCGGGCTTTCAGACGGCGTCTACACGCGCCATCGCCCAGATCGAGGCGACTGCCTTTCGCGTGAACAGCGAGGTTCTGATCGCAATTCTGCGCCAGTGCCCGTCGCTCGAACGGCGATTGCAGCAGTTCGCCCAGATCATTGGCATGGAGACCACGCAGATTGCGGCCTGCAATCGGCTGCACGGAGTGGAAGAGCGCCTGGGCCGATGGCTACTCATGAGCGCCGATCGGATCGAATCGAATTCCGTTCACTTAACTCAGGAATTTCTGTCACAGATGCTGGGGACGCGCCGTTCCAGCGTCACCGTCGCGGCGGGAATCTTGCAGAAAGCTGGACTGATCTCCCATGTCCGTGGTGACGTAGAGATCATTGATCGTCCCCGACTGGAAGACGCCGCCTGCGAATGCTATGCCATCATGCGCGGGCAGACTGCGAGGTGGTACCGCGAAGTACAGTAG